Proteins from a single region of Euwallacea similis isolate ESF13 chromosome 21, ESF131.1, whole genome shotgun sequence:
- the dgt6 gene encoding augmin complex subunit dgt6, producing the protein MAAYQQYKEDERKLHIALYENLTLLSRFYPRQKDVYCENFSKHMFTKRNRTAFNYVVFYLLNILDSTQSKANLPSWPPLDSKQSASFRRELVAYLKIINLKYPEAQIPIYQSSFFTSPGGYKIVVMLVKLSQIVMFLHLKRSGNLKVLNPGEPHKDSALARAQINGLSKIAQTIENETKNEFLSQATKNLPDLMEKSQRIIQNLKQVNVDITSAKAVLFQKEAEFAARFPFDIPLTNLMGDVAKLKQQAEKSLEVSTKFVEIGDLLERVLSLNLEHDKEERVPSNIAHIIPSRRNGHLDLIQYFQELSTLLESKFRIVHFLSPEFVRETVSKLEIYSAKYTAILLELKAQQRELELVLASSKEFDADVQQLLGSQIITESIE; encoded by the exons ATGGCAGCTTATCAGCAATACAAAGAAGATGAACGTAAATTGCATATAGCCTTGTATGAGAACCTTACACTACTTTCGCGTTTTTACCCACGACAAAAGGATGTATATTGTGAAAATTTCTCAAAGCATATGTTTACGAAACGGAATAGAACTGCATTTAACTATGTGGTGTTTTACCTTTTGAACATTTTGGATTCCACTCAATCCAAAGCAAATTTACCTAGCTGGCCACCACTCGACTCTAAACAAAGTGCATCATTCCGAAGAGAACTAGTGGCTTATTTGAAGATCATCAACTTAAAGTACCCAGAAGCTCAAATTCCGATTTATCAGTCATCTTTCTTTACATCACCTGGAGGCTACAAAATCGTAGTTATGCTTGTTAAGTTATCCCAGATTGTTATGTTTCTACATTTGAAGAGGTCTGGAAATCTGAAAGTTTTAAATCCTGGAGAGCCACATAAAGATTCTGCGTTAGCTCGTGCTCAGATTAATGGACTGAGTAAAATTGCACAAACAATAGAAAATGAGACTAAAAATGAGTTCCTTTCTCAGGCGACTAAGAATTTGCCAGATTTAATGGAGAAATCGCAGagaattatacaaaatttgaagCAAGTGAATGTAGACATTACATCTGCCAAAGCCGTACTTTTCCAAAAAGAAGCAGAATTTGCTGCACGTTTTCCGTTTGATATACCACTTACCAATTTAATGGGAGACGTCGCTAAATTAAAGCAGCAAGCTGAAAAGTCATTGGAAGTTAGCACAAAATTTGTTGAGATTGGTGACCTTTTGGAGCGAGTACTTAGCCTGAATTTGGAACATGACAAAGAAGAGAGAGTACCCAGCAACATTGCTCATATTATTCCATCAAGGCGCAATGGTCACCTAGATTTAATTCAGTATTTTCAAG AACTTTCAACATTACTTGAAAGCAAATTCCGTATCGTGCATTTCCTTTCTCCTGAATTTGTGAGGGAAACTGTGAGTAAATTGGAGATCTATTCAGCAAAGTATACGGCGATTCTGCTTGAACTAAAGGCACAACAGCGGGAATTAGAGTTGGTTCTAGCCAGCAGTAAGGAGTTTGATGCCGACGTGCAACAATTATTAGGTAGTCAGATAATAACTGAAAGTATCGAGTAG
- the Naxe gene encoding NAD(P)H-hydrate epimerase isoform X2, producing MNSFTYFNLRLKSLSSFLRLKANTFIRRQNIFDKRKFLHTNTSKMVKFLGQEEAINIDIELFNEYKYSVDQLMELAGLSCAVSISKCFPQTSIRNKSVLVCCGPGNNGGDGLVCARHLKLFDYNPVVYYPKQTDKELYHNLTHQCCSMNIPVLQALPEKSKIEGEFGLIVDALFGFSFKPPVREDFVPVINLMKTSSIPIASVDIPSGWNVETGEPEEGGIKPELLISLTAPKKCAAHFQGKYHYVGGRFVPPKLAQKYDLDLPKYPGTECCVSLKC from the exons ATGAACAgtttcacttattttaatttaagattaaAATCCTTATCCTCATTTCTGAGATTAAAGGCGAATACATTCATAAGACGTCAG AATATCTTTGATAAACGCAAATTTTTGCATACAAACACCtcaaaaatggttaaattcTTAGGACAAGAAGAGGCAATCAATATTGATATTGAGCTTTTCAATGAGTATAAATATTCAGTAGATCAACTCATGGAATTAGCAGGTCTTAGCTGTGCAGTGTCCATTAGCAAGTGTTTTCCACAAACCTCTATTAGAAATAAATCTGTTTTAGTTTGTTGTGGGCCAG gaaataatGGGGGAGATGGGTTAGTATGTGCCAGACACTTAAAGCTTTTTGACTACAACCCTGTGGTATACTATCCAAAACAGACTGACAAGGAGCTATATCACAATCTTACTCATCAATGTTGTTCAATGAATATTCCTGTATTACAA GCATTAccagaaaaatcaaaaattgaggGTGAGTTTGGGTTAATTGTGGATGCTTTGTTTGGCTTCAGCTTCAAACCTCCTGTGAGGGAAGACTTTGTGccagtaataaatttaatgaaaacttcTTCAATTCCCATTGCAAG CGTTGATATTCCCAGTGGATGGAATGTAGAAACAGGAGAACCAGAAGAAGGAGGTATTAAACCAGAGCTGCTAATTTCATTGACAGCTCCCAAAAAATGTGCAGCCCATTTCCAGGGAAAATATCATTATGTAGGAGGTCGGTTTGTGCCACCAAAACTGGCGCAAAAGTATGATTTAGATTTGCCAAAATATCCAGGCACTGAATGTTGTGTTTCATTGAAGTGCTAG
- the Naxe gene encoding NAD(P)H-hydrate epimerase isoform X1, with product MNSFTYFNLRLKSLSSFLRLKANTFIRRQVQNIFDKRKFLHTNTSKMVKFLGQEEAINIDIELFNEYKYSVDQLMELAGLSCAVSISKCFPQTSIRNKSVLVCCGPGNNGGDGLVCARHLKLFDYNPVVYYPKQTDKELYHNLTHQCCSMNIPVLQALPEKSKIEGEFGLIVDALFGFSFKPPVREDFVPVINLMKTSSIPIASVDIPSGWNVETGEPEEGGIKPELLISLTAPKKCAAHFQGKYHYVGGRFVPPKLAQKYDLDLPKYPGTECCVSLKC from the exons ATGAACAgtttcacttattttaatttaagattaaAATCCTTATCCTCATTTCTGAGATTAAAGGCGAATACATTCATAAGACGTCAGGTGCAA AATATCTTTGATAAACGCAAATTTTTGCATACAAACACCtcaaaaatggttaaattcTTAGGACAAGAAGAGGCAATCAATATTGATATTGAGCTTTTCAATGAGTATAAATATTCAGTAGATCAACTCATGGAATTAGCAGGTCTTAGCTGTGCAGTGTCCATTAGCAAGTGTTTTCCACAAACCTCTATTAGAAATAAATCTGTTTTAGTTTGTTGTGGGCCAG gaaataatGGGGGAGATGGGTTAGTATGTGCCAGACACTTAAAGCTTTTTGACTACAACCCTGTGGTATACTATCCAAAACAGACTGACAAGGAGCTATATCACAATCTTACTCATCAATGTTGTTCAATGAATATTCCTGTATTACAA GCATTAccagaaaaatcaaaaattgaggGTGAGTTTGGGTTAATTGTGGATGCTTTGTTTGGCTTCAGCTTCAAACCTCCTGTGAGGGAAGACTTTGTGccagtaataaatttaatgaaaacttcTTCAATTCCCATTGCAAG CGTTGATATTCCCAGTGGATGGAATGTAGAAACAGGAGAACCAGAAGAAGGAGGTATTAAACCAGAGCTGCTAATTTCATTGACAGCTCCCAAAAAATGTGCAGCCCATTTCCAGGGAAAATATCATTATGTAGGAGGTCGGTTTGTGCCACCAAAACTGGCGCAAAAGTATGATTTAGATTTGCCAAAATATCCAGGCACTGAATGTTGTGTTTCATTGAAGTGCTAG
- the Rexo5 gene encoding RNA exonuclease 5, with protein sequence MTGPVETNSKKKQRIENKKKKIAALLDIVKLNESDRQKNKNTKSVYLEDILPVNFAEDTSEDNGQSPNKKLKTDVCTEPQLGPCGKPILQGGDFLALKKMLREKTTKIRQAPKFKLREMGKNATLEVPLDTRCPLFLSDVQHLLMYSQIGVHSPYSPSRWCNLEKYTNLSNVLLLVLENVSLYHYEMFENHFPFTSSNFDHKIEIISPFAYNNDFVKELSMVPVSATQMRKLVNEYGSLEDAAKHCSEVFDTVNHFFPINEVEEANSSLNDGSFPQTDKYSRTQLLLSGWQMVEENFPLPIKGLVERKYSDYVLTKDNYKSVTAHSPLLALDCEMCKTETGDLELTRVSMVNEKHEVIYDTLVKPKNKIIDYLTRFSGINSKMMRNVTTRLKDVQEELKKLLPDDAILVGQSLANDMHALKMMHPYIIDTSVIFNISGDRSRKTKLQTLAREFLEEKIQMSSHGHCSSEDSLACMKLVQLKLKKNAFYGDAVLSSIYSEQRAYPDLGSVHYAISMLKQCIKAGNTVNIVGVDEIADKYKFYIDKNLKEENLKNINCIKTQSNKDVIKQLCRNMNNHKLNIGHVRIAQDRLADESTEREKTLKVLDKWIGQLHSGAQQPSLIAVVMSGRKEGGNGACFINLKRDYIS encoded by the exons atgacGGGTCCAGTAGAAactaattctaaaaaaaaacagaggattgagaataaaaagaagaaaatagcTGCTTTATTAGATATAGTGAAACTAAATGAAAGTGACAgacagaaaaacaaaaataccaaatctgtatatttggAAGACATTCTTCCAGTCAACTTTGCAGAAGATACAAGCGAGGATAATGGCCAAAGTCCCaataaaaaactcaaaacTGATGT CTGTACTGAACCACAATTGGGACCCTGTGGAAAACCAATTCTTCAAGGTGGAGATTTCCTagcacttaaaaaaatgctcaGGGAAAAAACCACCAAAATTAGACAA GCtccaaaattcaaattacgagaaatgggaaaaaatgcTACGTTAGAAGTGCCTTTGGATACCCGATGTCCACTTTTTTTGTCAGATGTACAACATCTTTTAATGTATTCGCAAATTGGAGTGCATTCGCCATATTCGCCTTCAAG GTGGTGtaacttagaaaaatataCCAACTTATCAAATGTTTTGTTGCTCGTCTTGGAAAATGTGTCTCTCTATCATTATGAGATGTTTGAAAACCATTTTCCTTTTACCAGCTCCAATTTTGaccataaaattgaaattatttcccCATTTGCCTATAACAACGACTTCGTAAAAGAGTTGTCAATGGTTCCTGTGTCTG CTACACAAATGCGGAAACTTGTAAACGAATATGGGTCTCTCGAGGATGCTGCAAAACATTGTAGTGAAGTATTTGACACTgtgaatcatttttttccaatcaATGAAGTTGAAGAAGCTAATAGTAGTTTAAATGACGGTTCGTTTCCACAGACAGACAAATATTCAAG GACACAATTGTTATTATCTGGTTGGCAAATggtagaagaaaattttccacTCCCTATAAAAGGCCTGGTTGAGAGAAAATACTCTGATTACGTGTTAACTAAAGACAATTACAAGAGTGTTACGGCACACAGTCCATTATTAGCCCTTGATTGTGAGATGTGTAAAACAGAAACGG GTGACCTAGAGTTAACGAGGGTATCTATGGTTAATGAAAAACACGAAGTTATTTATGACACTCTGGTTAagcctaaaaataaaattatagacTACCTGACAAGGTTTTCCGGGATTAATTCCAAAATGATGCGTAATGTTACCACAAGATTAAAAGATGTTCAGGAAGagttaaaaaagttgttacCAGATGATGCTATTTTGGTTGGTCAGTCTTTGGCGAATGACATGCATGCTTTAAAAATGATGCATCCATATATTATAGATACTAG cgtaattttcaacatttctgGGGACCGCTCTCGAAAAACCAAACTTCAAACTCTTGCTCGAGAGTTCCtcgaagaaaaaattcaaatgagcTCTCACGGCCATTGTAGTTCTGAAGACAGTTTGGCCTGTATGAAACTGGTTCAATTAAAGCTCAAAAAGAACGCCTTCTATGGGGACGCTGTGCTGAGTTCCATTTATAGCGAACAAAGGGCTTACCCTGATCTAGGCTCAGTACATTACGCTATAAGTATGCTAAAACAGTGCATTAAGGCCGGCAATACCGTAAACATTGTTGGAGTCGATGAGATTGCGGACAAGTACAAATTCTATATCGATAAGAACTTAAAAGaggaaaatctgaaaaacattaattgtATAAAAACTCAGTCGAATAAGGATGTGATCAAACAATTGTGCCGAAATATGAATAACCATAAGTTGAATATAGGCCACGTGCGAATTGCGCAAGACCGACTTGCTGACGAAAGTACGGAGAGAGAGAAGACACTGAAAGTTTTAGATAAATGGATCGGGCAGTTACATAGCGGGGCACAGCAGCCTTCTCTGATAGCTGTGGTGATGAGCGGACGTAAAGAGGGAGGCAACGGGGCGTGTTTTATTAACTTGAAAAGAGATTATATTTCGTAA
- the fbp gene encoding fructose-1,6-bisphosphatase 1 has protein sequence MSKHGFDSNTITLTRFVLAEQSKVPTATGELTQLLNAIQTAVKVISSAVRRAGITQLFGIAGETNVQGEEVKKLDVLANELFINMLKSSYTVALLISEENETVIEVETDQRGKYIVAFDPLDGSSNIDCLVSIGSIFAIMKKEDNSIPSLKDALQPGTKVVAAGYALYGSATMMVLSLGNSVNGFMLDPSFGEFILTDRDMRIPPRGKIYAINEGYTSEWDPAIKEYVDKKKDPSKGKPYNARYVGSMVADVHRTIKYGGIFIYPATKSSPNGKLRLLYECIPMAHIVTTAGGLASNGKISVLDVSPTSLHQRSPIFLGSKEDVEEVLTIIKKHEK, from the exons ATGAGTAAACACGGTTTTGATTCCAACACAATTACGTTGACGAGGTTCGTCTTGGCTGAACAATCAAAAGTGCCCACCGCGACAGGGGAACTGACTCAGCTGCTCAACGCCATACAGACCGCGGTTAAAGTTATCAGCAGCGCAGTTAGGAGAGCTGGTATTACACAACT TTTTGGAATTGCTGGAGAGACAAATGTACAAGGCGAAGAAGTTAAAAAGCTCGATGTGCTTGCCAATGAATTGTTCATTAACATGCTCAAGTCATCTTACACTGTGGCCCTTTTAATTTCAGAAGAAAATGAAACTGTCATAGAA GTTGAAACTGACCAAAGAGGAAAATACATCGTTGCTTTCGACCCGTTGGACGGTTCCTCTAACATTGATTGTCTCGTCTCAATCGGCTCAATTTTCGCCATAATGAAGAAGGAAGATAATAGCATACCAAGCTTGAAAGATGCTCTTCAGCCAGGCACCAAAGTGGTAGCTGCCGGATATGCTCTGTATGGCAGCGCAACCATGATGGTCTTGTCTTTAGGGAACAGTGTCAATGGTTTTATGCTGGATCCTAGTTTTGGAGAATTCATTCTGACTGATAGAGACATGAGAATACCTCCAAG AGGTAAAATTTATGCTATCAATGAAGGTTATACGAGCGAATGGGATCCTGCTATAAAGGAATACGTCGACAAGAAAAAAGATCCTTCCAAAGGAAAGCCGTACAATGCTAGATATGTGGGATCTATGGTTGCCGATGTCCATAGGACTATCAAATATGGTGGGATATTTATCTACCCGGCAACAAAATCCTCACCCAATGGAAAA cTACGTCTTCTTTATGAATGTATTCCAATGGCTCACATAGTAACAACTGCAGGTGGATTGGCATCAAACGGGAAAATTTCTGTCTTAGATGTGAGTCCAACTAGTTTGCACCAAAGAAGTCCCATTTTTTTGGGTTCGAAAGAAGATGTTGAAGAGGTTTTGACAATCATAAAAAAGCATGAAAAATAG
- the Gdap2 gene encoding protein GDAP2 homolog, which translates to MRIVMDQEPLGQVPEPVISPQQLSKWGDALPSQHASVSIPAGGARSPNASPFPWDDSINHKIVLWEGDIATLHVDAIVNSTNEYMNDSNTVSASIFRRAGPRLKDEIKIDVKECQTGEVKVTQGHSLPARYVIHTVGPKYNIKYQTASENTLHMCYRNILQKAKEMGLHSIAIPVVNSLKRNYPPDQGAHIALRTVRRFLERHGNSLDTVIFVVDKVDLGIYEVLLPLYFPRSKQEEDAARYQLPSDIGGPDGEPIMPDRQIRIIDNPQHTLHAEDESLSASPHLEITLGDAGTFAQMQADPDRQRLLGERPFTDPIASIIIQELEHQERYEKLLRRSKTEDLSEVSGIGCLYQSGVDRLGRPVVVFIGKWFPFNKINLDKALLYLINLLDPIVRGDYVIAYFHTLTSSNNYPSFTWLREVYNVLPYKYKKNLKAFYIIHPTFWTKMMSWWFTTFMAPAIKQKVHSLPGVEYLYSVMSPDQLEIPAFITEYDMTINGLRYFQPGAPT; encoded by the exons ATGCGCATCGTGATGGATCAGGAGCCCCTGGGCCAAGTCCCCGAACCAGTTATTTCCCCTCAACAGTTGAGTAAATGGGGAGACGCCTTGCCTTCACAACACGCCTCCGTTTCCATACCTGCCGGAGGTGCGAGGAGCCCGAACGCGTCCCCATTTCCTTGGGACGATAGTATTAATCACAAAATAGTGTTGTG GGAAGGAGATATAGCAACCTTACATGTGGACGCCATAGTCAATTCCACAAACGAGTATATGAATGACAGTAACACAGTCAGCGCCAGTATATTTCGGAGAGCAGGCCCTCGTTTAAAAGACgagattaaaattgatgtcAAAG aatGCCAAACGGGGGAGGTGAAAGTTACTCAAGGCCACTCTCTTCCTGCCCGGTACGTGATCCATACCGTGGGtcctaaatataatattaaatatcagACTGCTTCCGAAAATACTCTCCATATGTGTTACAG gAATATATTGCAAAAGGCAAAAGAAATGGGCCTGCACTCAATAGCAATACCTGTTGTAAATTCTTTGAAGAGGAATTACCCTCCAGACCAGGGCGCTCACATAGCATTAC GGACTGTTCGTCGCTTTCTGGAGCGACACGGCAACTCGCTCGACACTGTGATATTTGTTGTTGACAAAGTAGATTTAGGTATTTACGAAGTGTTGTTGCCTCTGTATTTTCCCCGTTCGAAACAGGAAGAGGACGCCGCCAG GTACCAGTTGCCAAGCGATATAGGCGGTCCAGATGGCGAGCCAATCATGCCTGATCGTCAGATTAGAATTATAGACAATCCGCAGCATACTTTACATG CTGAAGATGAGAGTCTTTCGGCATCGCCGCATCTGGAAATCACCCTCGGCGATGCTGGCACCTTTGCTCAAATGCAGGCTGATCCCGATAGGCAGAGACTGCTAGGAGAAAGACCATTTACCGACCCTATTGCCAGTATCATCATTCAGGAGTTGGAACACCAGGAAAG ATATGAAAAATTGCTAAGAAGATCGAAAACTGAGGACCTAAGTGAAGTGTCAGGAATAGGGTGTTTGTATCAAAGTGGGGTGGACAGATTAGGAAGGCCGGTGGTAGTTTTCATCGGGAAATGGTTCCCGtttaacaaaatcaatttggacaag GCATTACTTTACTTAATCAACCTACTGGACCCAATCGTGAGGGGAGATTACGTAATCGCCTATTTCCACACCCTCACCTCCAGCAACAATTACCCCTCGTTCACCTGGCTGAGGGAGGTGTACAACGTGCTGCCATACaagtataagaaaaatttgaaagcgtTTTATATTATCCATCCCACGTTTTGGACGAAG ATGATGAGTTGGTGGTTTACAACCTTCATGGCACCCGCCATAAAGCAAAAAGTGCATAGTTTGCCGGGagttgaatatttatattccgTGATGTCCCCCGATCAGCTGGAAATACCCGCTTTTATCACCGAATATGACATGACT ATTAACGGTTTGCGATATTTCCAGCCGGGGGCTCCCACATAA